The Shewanella mangrovisoli genome has a window encoding:
- the ispE gene encoding 4-(cytidine 5'-diphospho)-2-C-methyl-D-erythritol kinase, whose protein sequence is MSNEISRNWPAPAKLNLFLHINGRRADGYHELQTLFQFIDCCDLLDFKVTQTPELILHSNMSAVVADSDNLILRAAKSLQQATGYPGGAEIWLEKRLPMGGGLGGGSSDAATTLVALNQLWNTQLSNDELATIGLKLGADIPVFIRGFAAFAEGVGERLQAVTPTEFWYLVIAPDAHVSTAAVFQDPLLPRNTPKLGIDTLMSQPWANDCQDLVVSKYPQVAKALGWLLEYAPSRMTGTGACVFGEFSSQQQALAALAKLPSDMQGFVAKGMNISPLIVRLTHP, encoded by the coding sequence ATGTCGAATGAGATTTCGCGCAATTGGCCCGCGCCCGCCAAATTAAATCTGTTTCTGCATATCAACGGCCGCCGCGCCGACGGTTACCATGAGTTGCAAACCCTGTTTCAATTTATCGATTGTTGCGATCTGCTCGACTTTAAGGTGACGCAGACGCCAGAGCTGATATTGCACTCGAACATGTCGGCCGTTGTCGCCGATAGCGATAACTTAATTCTGCGAGCCGCAAAATCATTACAGCAAGCGACAGGTTATCCTGGCGGCGCCGAAATCTGGCTCGAAAAACGTTTACCCATGGGCGGTGGTTTAGGTGGCGGTTCCTCCGATGCGGCCACCACACTCGTGGCGTTAAATCAGTTGTGGAACACCCAATTATCTAACGATGAATTAGCGACGATTGGTTTAAAACTCGGTGCCGATATCCCTGTTTTTATTCGCGGTTTCGCGGCATTTGCCGAAGGCGTTGGCGAACGTTTACAGGCGGTGACGCCCACTGAATTTTGGTATTTAGTGATCGCGCCCGATGCCCATGTTTCCACTGCTGCGGTGTTCCAAGATCCTTTGCTACCCCGCAATACACCTAAGCTTGGCATCGACACCTTAATGAGCCAACCTTGGGCAAATGATTGCCAAGATCTGGTCGTTTCCAAATACCCTCAAGTTGCCAAGGCCTTAGGCTGGCTGCTAGAATATGCGCCGTCGAGAATGACCGGAACGGGCGCATGCGTGTTTGGGGAGTTTTCTTCGCAGCAGCAAGCTCTCGCAGCCTTGGCGAAATTACCGTCTGATATGCAAGGATTTGTTGCAAAAGGGATGAATATTTCGCCGCTCATAGTGCGACTCACTCATCCATAA
- the lolB gene encoding lipoprotein insertase outer membrane protein LolB: protein MNNLKRFTKSIFSCIALSGLLFLGGCETLPPTTDLSPITVDNAAQAQAWELQGKLAIRTPQDKLSANLYWRHSEERDELTLTTMLGTTVLTLDATPNSAHLHVDGKDFRDSNAQALLERVSGWSIPINDLPLWITGQVGALDRVLAVDSNGKTKQIQNSQTLPPWVVTFLSWQPQSGAEVPYQLKLERGDLQLKLQLNQWQALGKPSIMLGEKP from the coding sequence ATGAATAATTTGAAGCGCTTCACAAAATCCATTTTCTCTTGTATCGCCTTGAGCGGCCTATTGTTTTTGGGCGGCTGTGAAACCCTGCCGCCAACGACAGATCTCAGCCCTATCACGGTCGATAATGCCGCCCAAGCCCAGGCGTGGGAATTACAGGGGAAACTCGCTATCCGCACGCCGCAGGATAAGCTCAGTGCCAATCTCTATTGGCGCCACAGTGAGGAGCGGGACGAGCTCACCCTTACCACTATGCTCGGCACCACAGTGTTGACCTTGGATGCTACGCCTAACTCGGCTCACCTGCATGTCGATGGCAAAGATTTTCGTGATAGCAACGCCCAAGCATTACTCGAGCGAGTCAGCGGCTGGTCCATCCCGATTAACGACTTACCCCTTTGGATCACCGGCCAAGTCGGCGCTTTAGACCGTGTGCTTGCCGTCGATAGCAATGGCAAAACCAAACAAATTCAAAACTCGCAAACCTTGCCGCCTTGGGTCGTCACATTTTTAAGTTGGCAGCCCCAAAGCGGTGCCGAGGTACCCTATCAGTTAAAGCTTGAACGTGGTGATTTACAGCTCAAGCTGCAACTCAATCAATGGCAAGCCTTAGGTAAACCCTCAATAATGCTCGGAGAAAAACCTTAG
- the hemA gene encoding glutamyl-tRNA reductase, producing MSLVAIGINHKTATVDLREKVAFSPDKIHDAMKSLASRTRSGEAVIVSTCNRTELYCNNGDEADIIEWLEEYHGLDHQDVAPCLYNYHGQAAVRHLMRVASGLDSLILGEPQILGQVKQAFVKAKEAGTVALTIDRLFQNTFSVAKKVRTETEIGAAAVSVAFAAVSMAKHIFSSLSTTKVLLIGAGETIELVAKHLKDNGVASMVVANRTLERAQSMCEEFNATAITLAQIPDFLPKADIVISSTASPLPILGKGMVEKALKQRRHQPMLLVDIAVPRDIEPEVADLDDAFLYTVDDLHSIIEQNKASRKEAAEQAELITEEQSYLFMDWVRSLESVDSIREYRSQSMAIKDELVERALNKLAQGGDTEQVLIELANRLTNRLIHAPTQALTVASRQGDLNTLGQLRTALGLDKN from the coding sequence ATGAGCCTTGTAGCAATCGGTATTAACCATAAAACAGCCACGGTAGACCTGCGTGAGAAAGTTGCCTTCTCTCCGGACAAAATTCATGATGCCATGAAGAGTCTGGCCAGTCGTACACGCTCGGGTGAAGCCGTTATCGTCTCGACCTGTAATCGCACTGAATTGTATTGTAACAATGGCGATGAGGCCGACATCATTGAATGGCTTGAAGAATATCACGGCCTAGATCATCAAGATGTAGCGCCGTGCCTCTACAATTACCACGGTCAAGCGGCGGTAAGGCATTTAATGCGCGTGGCCTCCGGTCTCGACTCGCTGATTTTGGGTGAGCCGCAAATTCTGGGGCAAGTTAAGCAGGCTTTTGTCAAAGCTAAAGAAGCGGGTACCGTTGCGCTGACCATCGACCGCTTGTTCCAAAATACCTTCTCCGTGGCGAAAAAAGTGCGTACCGAAACCGAAATCGGTGCCGCGGCTGTCTCGGTGGCCTTTGCCGCCGTGAGCATGGCAAAACATATCTTCTCTTCGCTATCGACCACTAAGGTGCTGTTAATTGGCGCCGGTGAAACCATTGAGCTGGTGGCTAAACATCTTAAGGATAACGGCGTTGCTTCTATGGTGGTGGCAAACCGTACTCTCGAACGTGCCCAAAGCATGTGTGAAGAGTTTAATGCCACGGCAATTACGCTGGCACAGATACCAGATTTTCTCCCTAAAGCCGATATCGTGATATCCTCTACCGCCAGCCCGCTACCAATCCTTGGTAAAGGCATGGTAGAAAAAGCGCTAAAGCAGCGTCGCCATCAACCTATGTTATTGGTTGATATAGCAGTTCCCCGGGATATTGAGCCGGAAGTCGCCGATTTGGACGATGCGTTTCTGTATACAGTGGACGACCTGCATAGCATTATTGAACAGAATAAGGCTTCCCGTAAGGAGGCCGCCGAGCAAGCTGAATTAATTACTGAAGAACAATCCTACCTGTTTATGGATTGGGTACGTTCTTTAGAGTCGGTCGACAGTATTCGCGAGTATCGCAGCCAAAGCATGGCGATAAAGGATGAGTTAGTGGAACGCGCCCTGAATAAATTAGCGCAGGGGGGCGACACTGAGCAGGTATTGATTGAACTAGCCAATCGCCTGACGAATAGACTCATTCACGCACCAACCCAAGCCCTCACAGTGGCGAGTCGTCAGGGTGATTTGAATACCTTAGGTCAGTTAAGAACAGCGCTCGGATTAGATAAAAACTAA
- the prfA gene encoding peptide chain release factor 1, which yields MKESVIRKLEGLLERNEEVLALLGDASVIADQERFRALSKEYSQLEEVVAGFKAYQQAQADLESAKEMLEEDDAEMREMAQEEIKAAKAELERLEAELQILLLPKDPNDDTNAFIEIRAGAGGDEAAIFAGDLFRMYSRYAEANRWQLEIMSSNEGEHGGFKEIIVKVSGEGAYGKLKFESGGHRVQRVPETESQGRVHTSAVTVVVMHEVPEAEAISINPADLKVDTFRSSGAGGQHVNKTDSAIRITHIPTGIVVECQDQRSQHKNRAQAMSVLAARIQAVEDEKRRSAEESTRRSLVASGDRSERVRTYNFPQGRVSEHRINLTLYRLNEVMEGDLDAILGPLMQEHQADLLAALADEQG from the coding sequence ATGAAGGAATCCGTTATCCGCAAGCTGGAAGGCTTGCTCGAGCGCAATGAAGAAGTCTTAGCCTTGCTTGGTGATGCATCCGTTATCGCCGATCAGGAGCGTTTTCGCGCGTTATCCAAAGAATATTCTCAGTTAGAAGAAGTGGTTGCAGGCTTTAAAGCCTACCAGCAAGCACAGGCGGATCTCGAGTCTGCCAAGGAAATGCTGGAAGAAGATGACGCTGAGATGCGTGAAATGGCGCAGGAAGAAATCAAGGCAGCTAAAGCCGAACTCGAACGTCTCGAAGCCGAGCTGCAAATTCTGTTATTACCAAAAGATCCTAACGACGACACCAACGCCTTTATCGAAATTCGTGCCGGTGCGGGTGGCGACGAAGCCGCAATCTTCGCGGGTGATCTGTTCCGCATGTATAGCCGTTATGCCGAAGCCAACCGTTGGCAGCTCGAGATCATGAGCTCGAACGAAGGCGAACACGGTGGCTTTAAAGAAATCATCGTTAAAGTCAGTGGTGAAGGTGCCTACGGTAAACTCAAGTTTGAATCCGGCGGTCACCGTGTTCAACGTGTGCCTGAAACTGAATCCCAAGGCCGTGTACACACCTCTGCTGTCACTGTTGTAGTCATGCACGAAGTGCCTGAAGCGGAAGCGATTTCAATCAACCCTGCGGATCTGAAGGTCGATACCTTCCGTTCATCGGGTGCGGGTGGTCAGCACGTTAACAAAACCGATTCTGCCATTCGTATTACTCACATTCCAACCGGGATTGTGGTGGAATGTCAGGACCAACGTTCACAGCATAAAAACCGCGCGCAAGCGATGAGCGTTTTAGCTGCGCGTATCCAAGCCGTTGAAGACGAAAAGCGCCGCAGCGCCGAAGAGTCGACTCGCCGTAGTCTGGTAGCTAGTGGTGACCGCTCCGAACGTGTGCGTACCTATAACTTCCCACAAGGCCGCGTGAGTGAACACCGTATCAACTTAACCTTATATCGCTTAAACGAAGTGATGGAAGGCGACTTAGATGCGATTTTAGGACCGCTGATGCAAGAGCATCAGGCCGACCTATTAGCCGCTCTGGCTGATGAGCAGGGGTAA
- the prmC gene encoding peptide chain release factor N(5)-glutamine methyltransferase, with translation MADQSSIAEALQWAYVQLAPTSESAHLDAEVFLLYCLNKNRAFLYTWPEKALTVEQWKRFQQMVQRRQQGVPVAHIVGEREFWSLPFIVNDTTLIPRPDTEILVETALNLPLESNAKVLDLGTGTGAIALALASERSTWQITAVDKVEDAVALAKANRTNLKLEQVEILQSDWFSAIKAHDFDLIVSNPPYIDEADEHLHQGDVRFEPQSALTAADEGFADLYYIAKTARDYLKPNGYILLEHGFEQAVKLREKLTELGYQNVATVRDFGSNDRCTMGKWMGLIGI, from the coding sequence TTGGCTGATCAATCGAGTATCGCCGAGGCCCTGCAATGGGCCTATGTTCAGTTAGCGCCTACCTCTGAATCCGCCCATCTGGATGCAGAGGTTTTCCTGCTGTATTGCCTCAATAAAAACCGTGCATTTCTCTACACTTGGCCCGAAAAAGCCTTGACGGTGGAGCAGTGGAAACGTTTCCAGCAGATGGTGCAACGTCGCCAGCAGGGCGTACCCGTGGCACATATTGTGGGCGAGCGTGAGTTTTGGTCGCTACCCTTTATTGTGAATGACACTACGTTAATCCCTCGCCCAGATACCGAAATCCTGGTCGAAACTGCCTTAAACTTGCCGCTTGAGAGCAATGCTAAGGTGCTGGATTTAGGGACTGGAACAGGTGCGATTGCGCTGGCGCTGGCTTCTGAGCGGTCGACTTGGCAAATTACTGCCGTCGATAAGGTGGAAGATGCGGTGGCCTTGGCCAAAGCGAACCGGACTAACCTTAAGTTAGAGCAGGTGGAGATCCTCCAAAGTGACTGGTTTAGCGCTATCAAGGCCCACGACTTTGATTTAATCGTCTCAAATCCGCCTTACATCGATGAGGCCGATGAGCATTTACATCAAGGGGATGTGCGCTTCGAGCCGCAAAGTGCGCTCACCGCCGCCGATGAGGGCTTTGCCGATCTCTACTACATAGCAAAAACCGCTCGGGATTATTTGAAGCCCAACGGTTATATTCTGCTCGAACATGGTTTTGAGCAGGCGGTAAAGCTCAGAGAAAAACTGACCGAGCTAGGTTATCAAAATGTCGCAACCGTGCGGGATTTTGGTAGCAACGACAGATGCACTATGGGTAAGTGGATGGGATTGATTGGAATTTAA
- a CDS encoding GNAT family N-acetyltransferase translates to MNLMIIDDESAEFADAVKQKIVEFNQLHWQTLKRQNLGLKLQDEDGNLLAGLSGKTFGNWLLIDYLWVDAALRQQNIGSRLLLEAESKAKQRGCQFVLLDTLDFQAKPFYERHGYRVQWVQQAYPETGSKFFMVKVL, encoded by the coding sequence ATGAATTTAATGATAATTGACGATGAGTCCGCCGAATTTGCCGATGCGGTAAAGCAAAAAATCGTCGAATTTAATCAGCTGCACTGGCAAACGCTAAAGCGTCAAAACCTAGGATTAAAATTACAGGATGAGGACGGCAACTTACTCGCGGGCTTAAGCGGCAAAACCTTTGGTAATTGGCTATTGATTGACTACCTTTGGGTCGATGCCGCATTGCGCCAGCAAAACATCGGCTCACGCTTATTACTCGAGGCCGAAAGCAAGGCCAAACAACGCGGCTGCCAATTTGTCCTGCTCGATACCTTAGATTTTCAAGCCAAACCTTTCTATGAGCGCCACGGATATCGCGTGCAATGGGTACAACAAGCCTATCCCGAAACCGGCAGTAAATTCTTTATGGTCAAAGTGTTATAG
- a CDS encoding SirB2 family protein, with translation METFYSLYPAVKHLHLTLIAVSVLFFVVRFVLHLRQSALMGKKVFKIAPHVIDTFLLLSGLTLCFMIKQYPFVDPWLTEKIGAVLAYIALGVIAIKANRNKLFKVFAFLGALGWLVYAAKLAHFKQAVLLG, from the coding sequence ATGGAAACTTTTTACAGTCTTTATCCTGCTGTTAAGCACCTGCATTTAACCTTAATTGCCGTGAGTGTGCTGTTTTTTGTCGTTCGTTTTGTGTTGCATTTACGTCAGTCAGCACTGATGGGCAAGAAAGTATTCAAAATCGCGCCCCATGTTATCGACACTTTTTTACTGCTGTCGGGCTTAACCCTGTGCTTTATGATCAAGCAATATCCTTTTGTGGACCCTTGGTTGACCGAAAAGATTGGCGCCGTGCTCGCGTATATTGCCTTGGGCGTGATTGCGATAAAAGCGAACAGAAACAAATTGTTCAAAGTTTTTGCCTTTTTAGGTGCATTAGGTTGGTTAGTTTACGCCGCCAAATTGGCGCATTTTAAACAAGCGGTATTATTGGGTTAA
- a CDS encoding transglutaminase family protein codes for MGKYNLQDGISLPESALDVGAHLGFSNLEAAKWAWFELAGAVLSHYLVDQQQRLNALLHWFYQDLGFCVRDNYFSTEAADLGTCLITKQGNSTTLATVLILLAKQLDLELEALLLPGNTVLRSNIAGVLRYHDPLTGKELTKHQLHVLVRGELGNAAELKPSYLKAASVKKLISRMLHELKAGCIVSHQFEAAMECCNLLLQWHPDDVHLNRERAFIAQQLGCINVAAADLQHFVDNSPHDPVIEIVKMQLKELSEHAEIYH; via the coding sequence ATGGGTAAATACAATCTGCAAGATGGCATTTCTTTGCCCGAGTCGGCATTGGATGTAGGTGCTCACCTTGGATTTTCAAACCTCGAAGCGGCGAAATGGGCTTGGTTTGAATTGGCGGGAGCCGTATTAAGTCATTACCTAGTGGATCAACAGCAACGCTTAAATGCGTTGCTGCATTGGTTTTATCAGGACTTAGGTTTTTGTGTCCGCGACAATTACTTCAGTACCGAAGCGGCGGACTTAGGCACTTGTCTTATCACTAAACAGGGTAATAGCACCACACTGGCGACGGTTTTGATACTACTAGCCAAGCAGCTCGATTTAGAGCTCGAAGCCTTACTCTTACCGGGTAATACCGTGCTTCGCAGTAACATTGCTGGCGTTTTGCGTTATCACGATCCGCTGACGGGCAAAGAGTTGACGAAACATCAGCTCCATGTGCTAGTGCGCGGTGAGCTGGGTAACGCGGCCGAGCTTAAACCAAGCTACTTAAAGGCGGCGTCGGTGAAGAAGCTGATTTCGCGCATGCTGCATGAGCTTAAGGCGGGGTGTATCGTGTCGCATCAATTTGAGGCGGCGATGGAATGTTGCAACTTGCTGTTACAGTGGCACCCTGATGATGTGCACCTAAATCGGGAGCGCGCCTTTATCGCCCAGCAACTGGGTTGTATCAATGTCGCGGCGGCCGATCTGCAACACTTTGTCGATAACAGCCCGCATGATCCTGTTATCGAAATCGTCAAAATGCAGCTCAAAGAGCTCAGTGAACACGCTGAAATCTATCACTAA
- a CDS encoding DUF819 domain-containing protein, whose translation MASTALVTNDAVALGILATILGFVFYTSSSSHPFWQKFYRFIPALLLCYFLPSLLNTFGVIDGGTSQLYYVASRYLLPACLVLLILSVDLKAILGLGPKAVVMFLTGTVGIVIGGPIALLVVSFIEPSLIGVDSPDAVWRGMTTLAGSWIGGGANQAAMKEIYEVGGNIFSVMVTVDVIVANIWMAVLLFMASKAKEIDAKTGADTSAIETLKNKVEQYHAENARIPSLRDLMLIVAVGFGITGVAHIAADFLGPYFEANYPWTEDYSLTSKFFWLVVIVTTIGLAMSFSPMRHLEAAGASKVASAFLYILVATIGLHMDVSKVLDTPLYFLVGIIWMIVHAGFMLLIAKLIKAPLFYMAVGSQANVGGAASAPVVAAAFHPALAPVGVLLAVFGYALGTYMAWLCGQLLQAVAV comes from the coding sequence ATGGCAAGCACGGCATTAGTCACCAATGACGCGGTGGCGCTGGGAATATTGGCAACGATTCTGGGATTTGTGTTTTATACCAGCAGTAGTAGTCATCCATTTTGGCAAAAGTTTTACCGTTTTATCCCAGCGTTATTACTCTGCTATTTCTTGCCATCATTGTTGAATACCTTTGGGGTGATCGATGGTGGGACATCGCAGCTTTACTATGTGGCCTCGCGCTACCTATTGCCCGCCTGTCTGGTGTTATTGATTTTAAGTGTGGATTTAAAAGCCATCTTAGGACTGGGGCCTAAGGCGGTGGTCATGTTTTTAACTGGGACAGTCGGCATTGTGATTGGCGGGCCGATTGCACTGCTCGTGGTGTCCTTTATCGAGCCATCGTTGATTGGTGTCGATAGCCCTGATGCGGTGTGGCGCGGCATGACAACCCTCGCAGGGAGTTGGATTGGCGGCGGTGCCAACCAAGCCGCGATGAAAGAAATTTATGAAGTGGGCGGCAATATCTTCTCTGTGATGGTGACAGTCGATGTGATTGTGGCCAATATTTGGATGGCGGTATTGTTGTTTATGGCGTCAAAAGCCAAGGAAATTGATGCCAAAACAGGTGCGGATACCTCAGCAATTGAGACCTTAAAGAACAAGGTTGAGCAGTATCACGCTGAAAATGCGCGTATTCCAAGCCTGCGTGATCTGATGCTGATTGTGGCTGTCGGATTTGGGATCACGGGCGTGGCCCATATTGCCGCCGATTTCCTCGGTCCTTATTTTGAGGCCAACTATCCTTGGACTGAGGATTACAGCTTAACCTCTAAGTTCTTCTGGTTAGTGGTGATTGTGACCACCATAGGTTTAGCCATGTCCTTTAGCCCTATGCGCCATTTAGAGGCGGCGGGGGCTTCTAAGGTAGCGTCGGCGTTCTTGTATATTTTGGTGGCGACCATTGGTTTACATATGGATGTAAGCAAGGTGCTTGATACGCCGCTATATTTTTTAGTGGGCATTATTTGGATGATAGTGCACGCTGGCTTTATGTTATTGATTGCTAAATTAATTAAGGCTCCATTGTTTTATATGGCCGTGGGCAGTCAGGCAAACGTAGGTGGGGCTGCATCGGCGCCAGTTGTGGCAGCGGCGTTCCACCCAGCTTTAGCCCCTGTAGGGGTATTGTTAGCCGTATTTGGTTATGCGCTAGGCACTTATATGGCGTGGCTCTGCGGTCAGTTACTGCAGGCCGTCGCGGTATAG
- the kdsA gene encoding 3-deoxy-8-phosphooctulonate synthase, with protein sequence MSNKIINLGSIEIANDKPFVLFGGMNVLESRDLAMSIAETYAEVTQKLGIPYVFKASFDKANRSSVNSYRGPGMEEGLKIFEEIKKTFNLPLITDVHETYQCAPVAEVVDIIQLPAFLARQTDLVVAMAKTGAIINVKKPQFLAPHEMRHIITKFNEAGNDEIILCERGSCFGYNNLVVDMLGMDEMKQSGYPVIFDATHALQRPGGRADSAGGRRAQATELARSGMALGLAGLFIEAHPDPDNAKCDGPCALPLHQLENYLKQMKAIDDLVKSFDPIDTSK encoded by the coding sequence ATGAGTAATAAAATCATAAACCTAGGTTCAATCGAGATCGCTAACGATAAACCTTTCGTGTTGTTTGGTGGCATGAATGTGCTTGAGTCTCGCGATCTCGCTATGTCGATTGCTGAAACCTATGCCGAAGTGACACAAAAACTGGGTATTCCCTATGTTTTCAAGGCGTCGTTCGACAAGGCTAACCGCTCTTCTGTTAACTCTTACCGTGGTCCTGGCATGGAAGAAGGCTTAAAGATTTTTGAAGAAATCAAAAAGACCTTCAATCTGCCATTAATCACCGATGTGCATGAGACTTACCAATGTGCGCCTGTCGCTGAAGTGGTTGATATTATTCAGCTGCCAGCTTTCTTAGCGCGCCAAACAGACCTCGTTGTCGCCATGGCGAAAACGGGCGCTATCATCAACGTGAAAAAGCCGCAGTTTTTAGCGCCACACGAAATGCGCCATATCATCACTAAGTTTAACGAAGCCGGTAACGACGAGATTATCCTGTGTGAACGTGGTTCGTGCTTCGGTTACAACAACCTCGTGGTCGATATGCTGGGTATGGACGAGATGAAGCAATCCGGTTATCCGGTGATTTTCGATGCCACCCACGCATTGCAACGTCCCGGTGGTCGTGCCGATTCGGCGGGCGGCCGTCGTGCTCAAGCGACTGAATTAGCCCGTAGTGGCATGGCATTAGGCTTAGCGGGTCTGTTTATTGAGGCTCACCCAGATCCAGATAACGCTAAATGTGATGGCCCATGTGCGCTGCCACTGCATCAGTTAGAAAACTATCTGAAACAGATGAAGGCGATTGATGATTTAGTCAAATCCTTCGACCCGATAGATACCAGCAAGTAA
- a CDS encoding DMT family transporter encodes MWIFFTLLAAFMQAWRNAFQSQLSKEVKVAGVTLARFIWAGPIAALYLGLLYLWDNVGLPRFTVEFIGFIVGASMMQILATGLMVKLFQQQNFAIGAGLAKSEAIVAAILGTFFFGTHLSLLGWIGVILGGVAVFLLSAKQGLRQLSLSTVLLGIASGSAFALTSLWVREASLRLNVGFPHNAAWVLLLVICLQTLVLVGYLVLKDKATLSALIQRPKLTLLTSTASCFGSIGWFSAMSLQAVPYVKTLGQVEIFFMMLISAFWLKEKVKIKELLGLVLIALAAILVMWE; translated from the coding sequence ATGTGGATTTTCTTTACCTTATTAGCCGCGTTTATGCAGGCGTGGCGTAATGCCTTTCAGAGCCAACTGAGTAAAGAGGTTAAGGTGGCGGGCGTCACCTTAGCGCGGTTTATTTGGGCTGGCCCGATTGCGGCCTTGTATCTTGGGCTGTTATATCTTTGGGATAATGTGGGATTACCACGTTTTACGGTGGAGTTTATCGGCTTTATTGTCGGTGCCTCCATGATGCAGATCCTCGCGACTGGCTTGATGGTTAAATTGTTTCAACAACAAAATTTTGCCATCGGTGCAGGGCTTGCCAAGAGTGAGGCCATTGTCGCCGCGATATTAGGCACCTTCTTTTTTGGCACTCATTTATCGTTACTCGGTTGGATTGGGGTAATTTTAGGTGGCGTTGCCGTGTTTTTACTGAGTGCCAAGCAAGGGCTTAGGCAGTTGTCCTTAAGCACTGTGCTCCTTGGTATTGCTAGCGGCAGTGCCTTTGCACTGACCTCTCTGTGGGTGAGGGAAGCAAGCCTAAGGTTAAATGTCGGCTTTCCCCATAACGCCGCTTGGGTATTGCTTTTGGTGATATGTCTACAAACCTTAGTGTTAGTCGGTTATTTAGTCTTGAAGGATAAAGCCACTCTCAGCGCCTTAATCCAACGTCCTAAGTTAACCTTGCTGACGAGTACCGCCAGCTGCTTTGGCTCCATTGGTTGGTTTAGTGCTATGTCTTTGCAGGCCGTGCCCTATGTTAAAACCTTAGGCCAAGTGGAAATCTTCTTTATGATGTTGATTTCCGCATTCTGGCTTAAGGAAAAAGTAAAAATAAAAGAGCTGCTTGGCCTAGTCTTGATCGCGCTCGCGGCAATACTCGTGATGTGGGAGTAA